In Dyadobacter subterraneus, a single genomic region encodes these proteins:
- a CDS encoding SusC/RagA family TonB-linked outer membrane protein, translating into MIKKNFYLIWLLGALIFSTSAVSAQDLIKGIVKDDTGQGLPGATIVEKGTSRNAVSDIDGNFSIAAAKQFPFTLQISVTGFQTQEIELYELTTEPVEVILKTANLLNEVVVIGYGEQKRKDITGSISSVPAEIKSQPVVSVERLLQGSIAGATVTQTSGQPGGGVSVQIRGSNSITAGSDPLYVIDGFPINNDYGLNDAGVTVGSKINPLSSLNTADIESIDVLKDASATAIYGSRGANGVVIITTKGGSKKKSTITYESYFGKQEVIRTLPLLNAGEWWQLRKDAAINSGKTPTLPSVTGYKLDTTGAGTDWQAAAFRKATQQSHSLSILSGGDKTRLGISANYLKQDGVLKNTDFERMSARFNIDHDYSSKLRITSSITGSHTKANVAPGGIVSALILTPPALPVYQDNGTYVKNSPFETVYANPINSLYNQLNQTITNRFLGNLSAEYTIIEGLKAKVLFGADIVDNKQNRYLPISTYEGTALNGDALVGSVFTSNWLNENTLSYDKEINEKNRINAVIGFTAQQSQTKGAIAEAAGFSSDAFSYNNLGTGITNRTPASSASEFSLASYLGRINYVFDDRYLVTFTLRADGSSKFGAGNKWGYFPSAALGWNIANEKFFKNVRNVSLLKLRLSAGSTGNQSIPPYQSLAQLTYYPYNFSGSTVSGYAPSTVANKNLGWEKTFQVDAGLDIGLYKDRLNITADYYYKKTTDLLLTRTVPGTSGLSDFYGGQGSIIYQNVGAVSNQGIELAVNSQNLTGAFKWNTLFIFARNTNKILDLGEGVNQYIPSSSAPSIAKVGHPLGSFIVYKTDGVIKEGQTPLTPQANKSAGGQQFKDLDGDGLITQAGDRAVINNQIKFTAGLTNTFSYKGFDLSVFFQTSVGGKLYNVNRANLELGTGYTNASRELLNRYTPTNTNTDVKEAYQDPAITISDRFIEDATYYRLKNISFGYSIPKAVLSKIRIQSLRIYVSAQNAITWTNYTGFDPEVSSSGQSLINKGVDDSVYPNNKSYQVGLSLTF; encoded by the coding sequence ATGATTAAGAAAAACTTCTACCTGATATGGCTATTAGGTGCCCTCATCTTCAGTACGTCAGCCGTTAGTGCCCAGGATCTGATAAAAGGTATCGTAAAAGATGATACCGGACAAGGCCTTCCGGGCGCAACAATTGTTGAAAAAGGAACATCAAGAAATGCTGTTTCTGATATTGACGGGAATTTTAGTATTGCTGCTGCGAAACAATTTCCGTTTACTCTGCAAATCAGCGTTACAGGTTTTCAAACCCAGGAAATTGAACTGTATGAACTTACCACTGAGCCTGTTGAAGTAATTTTGAAAACGGCTAATTTATTAAACGAAGTCGTTGTAATCGGATATGGCGAGCAGAAAAGAAAAGATATCACCGGTTCGATTTCTTCTGTTCCCGCAGAAATTAAATCTCAGCCTGTCGTTTCAGTGGAGAGGCTTTTGCAGGGTTCTATTGCCGGTGCAACGGTTACACAAACTTCCGGTCAGCCTGGTGGTGGTGTGAGTGTGCAGATCCGGGGTAGTAATTCCATTACAGCCGGTAGCGATCCTTTATACGTTATTGACGGTTTCCCAATTAATAACGATTATGGTTTAAATGATGCAGGCGTAACCGTGGGATCAAAAATTAACCCGCTTTCATCTCTTAATACTGCTGATATTGAATCAATTGATGTTTTGAAAGATGCTTCGGCCACTGCAATTTACGGTTCAAGAGGTGCGAATGGTGTTGTTATTATTACTACAAAAGGAGGTTCGAAAAAGAAATCCACGATTACCTATGAATCTTATTTTGGAAAGCAGGAAGTGATCAGAACTTTGCCACTTCTTAATGCAGGAGAATGGTGGCAGCTGCGTAAAGATGCTGCAATTAATTCAGGAAAAACGCCAACACTTCCAAGCGTAACAGGTTATAAACTGGATACGACTGGTGCTGGTACAGACTGGCAGGCAGCTGCGTTTAGAAAAGCGACACAGCAAAGTCATAGTTTGTCGATTTTGTCTGGTGGTGATAAAACCAGACTAGGAATTTCAGCCAACTATCTGAAACAGGATGGTGTCTTGAAAAACACTGATTTTGAAAGAATGTCGGCAAGATTTAACATTGATCACGATTATAGCTCCAAATTAAGGATTACTTCAAGTATCACAGGCAGTCATACCAAAGCAAATGTAGCACCGGGCGGAATTGTTTCGGCACTGATTTTAACGCCTCCTGCATTACCCGTTTATCAGGATAATGGCACTTATGTGAAAAATAGTCCTTTTGAAACGGTTTATGCTAACCCGATCAATTCACTTTACAATCAACTAAACCAGACCATTACCAATCGTTTTCTTGGAAATCTTTCTGCCGAGTATACAATCATCGAAGGTTTGAAAGCAAAAGTTTTATTTGGTGCGGATATTGTTGACAATAAACAAAACAGATACTTGCCGATCTCAACTTATGAAGGAACAGCTTTAAATGGTGACGCCTTGGTTGGTTCTGTTTTTACAAGTAACTGGCTGAATGAGAATACGTTGAGTTATGATAAAGAAATTAACGAGAAAAACAGAATCAATGCTGTGATCGGTTTTACGGCGCAGCAGTCACAAACAAAAGGTGCCATTGCCGAAGCAGCTGGGTTCTCTTCAGATGCTTTTTCTTATAACAATCTGGGAACAGGAATTACCAATAGGACACCTGCTTCTTCTGCCTCAGAATTCTCGCTTGCTTCGTATTTGGGACGTATCAATTATGTTTTTGATGACCGTTATCTGGTTACATTTACACTTCGTGCGGATGGTTCTTCCAAATTTGGAGCAGGAAATAAATGGGGATATTTCCCGTCTGCTGCCTTGGGCTGGAACATTGCCAATGAAAAATTCTTCAAAAATGTAAGAAATGTGAGTTTGCTTAAATTGAGGTTAAGCGCAGGATCGACTGGTAACCAAAGCATTCCTCCATATCAATCGCTTGCGCAGCTTACTTATTATCCTTACAACTTTTCGGGATCTACCGTTTCAGGTTATGCGCCAAGCACAGTAGCAAACAAAAATCTTGGCTGGGAGAAAACTTTCCAGGTGGATGCAGGTCTTGATATTGGATTATACAAAGATCGTTTGAACATTACAGCTGATTATTATTACAAAAAAACAACCGATCTTCTTCTAACAAGAACAGTACCAGGAACTTCCGGATTATCTGATTTTTATGGAGGACAAGGTTCTATTATTTATCAAAATGTGGGTGCCGTTTCTAATCAGGGTATTGAACTGGCTGTAAATTCACAAAACCTGACTGGTGCTTTTAAGTGGAACACGCTATTCATCTTCGCCCGAAACACAAACAAGATTCTTGATCTGGGAGAAGGTGTTAATCAATACATTCCATCCAGTTCGGCTCCTTCGATTGCAAAAGTGGGTCATCCGCTCGGATCATTCATTGTTTATAAAACGGATGGTGTGATCAAGGAAGGACAGACGCCATTGACGCCGCAAGCCAACAAAAGTGCAGGTGGACAACAGTTTAAGGATCTGGATGGCGACGGGCTGATCACGCAGGCCGGCGACAGAGCGGTGATCAATAACCAGATCAAATTTACGGCAGGTTTGACCAACACATTCAGCTATAAAGGGTTTGATCTTTCCGTTTTCTTCCAGACTTCCGTAGGTGGAAAATTGTATAATGTGAACCGTGCAAACCTTGAATTGGGAACCGGTTATACCAACGCATCCCGCGAGTTACTCAATCGCTACACGCCGACTAATACCAACACGGATGTGAAAGAGGCATACCAGGATCCGGCGATAACAATTTCAGACCGTTTTATTGAGGACGCTACGTATTATCGTTTGAAAAACATTTCTTTCGGATATTCAATTCCAAAAGCAGTGCTTTCAAAAATAAGGATTCAGTCACTGCGAATTTATGTGTCGGCACAAAATGCAATTACCTGGACCAACTATACTGGTTTTGATCCTGAGGTAAGTTCAAGCGGACAAAGCCTGATCAACAAAGGTGTGGACGACAGTGTGTATCCAAACAATAAATCATACCAGGTTGGTTTGTCTCTGACATTCTGA